ggaaaacttgctattcccCCTGATCcatcataccactgactaggaATTCTACTCAACATACGTTGTTCGTGAGAATACCTAACACTGATACAATAACATTAGAAGTATGACTAGAATCACACTTATTcgaaacatatttgtcacattcattaggaataccACCAGGGATAAAttcattgtgaggaccactgacataTGATATGACACTGGGATtttatttttctgaaatattttccttaaatttattaaaagtttcattagagaataatggatcattggAAAAATCAGCATCCACCGAAATTATATCAAGTTTTCGATCATGATCCGATTCACTCAACATATTTCACTCAGATTTGCAAGAAATTCCATCGcaaatatgtgaattattatgacaaaccacatctggtacaataacacgggAAATATGATaagttggttgattagaaacTTTTGTCTATTTAAGGAAAACCATAGGTTTTTAGGGCCAGTTAGACTTTACTCAACCCCAGCGAAGCCGTCCAATAAGCTGAATCACTTCCACGTCGAACAACAGATCACTGATAGTTACGCTTTTTCTAACATTGTCAAAGTCAAGAGTGGCTGCTGCACATCAATTAAAACCATGCGTGAACCGATTCATGTCCCAGTGGTCGCACTCTGTTCCTTCCAACCCACACTTACTAAAACATTTCTTTAATAACATCATGTTTGTTTTACATGATCATCAAAGTGACCACAGTTCCCGAATACCTTGAGAGGGCAATCCACGCCAGGTTCTAACCTCTAGGCCATTCTAAACTCAAGTAGACCGCAACCAAACACACAAATCAGCTACAACTGTGGTCTCAAGGTTTATATTTCATGATCCAATAGTGAGAAAACCATTCCGTGAACCAGGAACCATGGAGTTATTTAGAAGATAGTTGCGGAGAGACTCATTTACAGCTCTTCTTTTCAACGACACAACTGTTAAGAGCAAGGAAGTCGTTCTGAGATTGGAGCTCTACGAATTGCTACTTTTTTTTATAGTATTGTACTGCCACACCTCCCTCCAGTTAGGAAGGGCGAAGTATTATTTATGTAACTAACAAGATGGAACAGAAGCATATCTGCATATTTCCTTGGGACTATAGCATTCGTTCCTCATAATCTAGCAGATATACTAGTATTCAAGCTCATCAAAACCCCTTCGATTTCGCGGAGGGACATCTTCATGATGCCAGCGTCACAATTTTAAGCGACTGAGCAGGAGTCAGTCGTCGGAAGTATTATTATCGGAAAGTAAATGGGTCGGGATTTATAAGCTAGCAATTTAGTGACCCTATTATAGGGGCTGTGTATTATCTTATGGCTGACTAGTCTTCTATATTGCTCTCAATGTGTCATTTGTCTCAATCTACACGCTTATACCTGATGACTTCGCCGGTGAAGATATTCGCCCATACGACGATCTGAATTTTTGGAATATCATGGTGTCGGTCGATGGACTGGTGAAAGGTGTCCTTTAGAATATTCCATCATTTCTAAAAATTGGTGCAGTTGTCTTCGTCCAATCATGATATTTGTCTGAGGTCTACCATAACAGCGAAGTAATCAACAATGTGAGAGctttgtatgattttcataaacCTGATAAATCAGTATCGGAAAGATAGAGTGAGAAGATGGAGTGATCGTTTTGTTCAAGGTACTTCAAAACTAATGATTCTGTGACTTACAATGTATGGTCGGTGAAAGTTAATGGCCGAAAGAACATCCTCCATATTAGCAGTGCAAGTGAACGTTATACGAAGGAGTTTTAAAAGATATGAGTGTTTGGTACCCTTCCTCCGAGTAAGTCATGATCGTTGATCGTTCAATTTTGGGAAGTTCGAGCTTCCGTTGTAATCTCTCGAAATATCCTGTCGTTTTTGTCCTGCGAACTGAGAAAAAAGGCAAAGAGGTGTAGCACAAATAGTTCCCAAAAATAAGTCTTCTAAGTTGATTATGACCTCATTAGTTTCACTTGACACAACCCAGCTAAAGGTGTCCGGTCACGCATCCGGACCACATCACGATTGAGTATGTCGTGCTCCTCATCGCCCACAACTATAAGCCAGACTAGATCAATTGCTTCTCAACACATCGACAACCTTAAATACATATCTTGAGAACTGATTTATACCTCaattctgatttgactgggccGGCATCCTTCTATTATAAGAGTTTTACAAACAAAATAGTTGTCAAATCTTAAGTATATACGGCATCTCATAGTTACCAAGGAATCATTACAAAATTTGGCCGGTATTCCAGAATTTTAGGTACGTTGAGGTtgtttttatctttattttagATATGAACTAAGGTCCAGATTCCAGTACTTGCTGTTGATTTGTAAGACAATCTTAAGGACAGGTTCTAGAGCAGGTGCATCAAacgattttttttaaagacCTGGTATATTGAGCATTTTCGACGGTGGCCAATTCTTTTTAGCTTTGTTGACTTGAGTAACCTAACAAAAGTTTATGCTATAGTAATGCAACATTCACTGATCGTACAGGTGATAGAAACAACATTCATCGATAATTATATATCGATAATAGTTATTCTGTCAGTCAAATGTGAGTATTAATTGAATTCTCCCGTGTATGTTCATCCATAAGAAATTGAATAGTCGTGATACAAGCGGGCTAACGGGTGCATTTCAAAAATGGTGGCAAGTTTCGGCGATTTAGGAAAGTCGGCCCGTGATATTTTTGACAAGAACTTCAGCTTCGGGTTTCTTAACTTTGAGTTCAAAACCAAAACTGAAAATGATATCTCTGTTACATGTGGTGGCAAACATGATACAAATGCTGGAAGAGTTTCCGGTTTCTTAGAGTCGAAGTTAAAAGCTGCCCCAGGGGTCCATTTAAAGACAAAAGTTGATTCTAAATGGCTAATGACAAGTGAAATAGAAGTTGACAAGAAACTGCATGAAGACTTATCGCATAATGTGTTAGTTACAATGGAGCCTGATTCAGGGTATGTTGACAAGTCCTCAAACCTAATCATTCAGAGCTAAGTCATTGCTGCTAAAAAATAAGTTAAAGCATGAATATTTCAATGCCAATCTGGATATGAGTTTTAAATCAAAATATCCCCTGATCACCGGGTCGCTCGTATTGCCGTATGTTTTCATTCTTACATTATTCTCCTTAGTATCCCCCATTATCCTGCTTTTCGTATTGGCGCACAAGCCGTGGTTGACAGTGAAAAATCAGAAATTAGCAAACATATTTATGCAATCAACTTCAAGCAGTCCGATGTGCAAGTGCATGCTACACTCACTGGGCATTCCGATGTTGACTTGAGTGTCTTTCAAAAGTTCAAAGACATGAAACTAGGTTTCCGTGTTGGTTGGCGACCAGACACTCGTGAAACGTCATTTGGTGCCGCTCTTCGTTATAAAACCTCTCCTACTGGAAAAGTCAAAGTAAAGATAGACCAAAATTGCGTAGTTGGACTGGCTTACAAGCTTAAATTAAACTCAGGTATAATTTATATGAAACCATTTGTCTCTGACCTTGGTATTCAAcgtttataattattttctttttaggtAGATCAGTATCTACACACGTTATGTTGCATTGTGCTTCTGTCAAAGACATCAGTAGCTAGTCTAGTACACTGGCACATACTAAAGAATTATCTTGTCTAGTTCTCTAGGAAAACTTCACAGAGCAAGGGCAGCCTCCATGTGCATGAAGATTTCAGCTTCTGCATTCCCGTCATATGAGTCAATAAAACTAGTAACTAATTATGGCAAGAAATCTTGGTAGTACTTTCAGATAGGATATTCTGATATCAAAAAGCGATGTAATTAAACAAATTTAGTGTTTACTTCCAAAACCCCTTCACCTGTAATTGTCAATTACGAGTTCCCGGTATAAAAAGTAATGAGTAATTTAATAGCCTACTTATCAACACTAAACTGTGTATGGTTGCATAAATTACACTTAGTTTCTAATTACATGTATCTTCCTTCCACTTACATCATGTATTAAAGATGATTGCTGAACCCTCATCTTTACTGGGATTTGAGTTATCGCAGCTAGATAAAACAGCACATCTTATTCCTTAACAGATACGAGTATAAGTGTCGCTTAGGTTAAGTTTTACTTAGATGGCATAATTGGCCTACCAAGGTGTGCACTATAGATTGTGCTTATTCATAATAGACGACATAAAGTAATATAATATGGTCAAGTCTTAACCTGCACTAACAAGCACCGTCACCTTCCTCAAGTTGACTGACAGAATAAACATGTCAACAAGTAGTGCTATATTGTTGCCTAACGTTAAAATGAACCTGGTATCTtcagaaaagaaataaaacGGCATTAGATTTAGTCTATTTAATAATGAGTAGTCATTTGTCAGTGAAAGTTAAGGTTATTTAACGACGACATTGGTCATGTAGTGTAAATCAGTTGAGTAATTAGTCCCGAGTTCAGACAGCTTCAGTCAAAACAGTCATTTTCTGGAATTGTAACCCAACTCCAGACAGTCAAAATATGCACCGCGATATATTATCTTGACGCTTATTAGTAATctttaatatttgaattaaaCCAACTAAAACCTCAGAACGATTGGATTGTGAATTAACATGATTATCAAGTCCTTTAGTCCACTAGCCAACGAAAATTGAGGTCTTTGTTTTTATTCACGCAAAATCAACTTCATCGATCCAGTAAAATAACCTTTTCACTTTTCGAATTTTAGAGACTATTATCATTCTATGTCCAACGCTTCTAGGGTTGTTTTTTCTTGTATTTGTGCCGATAACTCATTTCATGCACTTTATTTAGCTTCACTAGATTCTTTGGTTCAGTGAATCAACACAGATCTGTCAGCCAAGTACCAGTTTGATCATTGTCACGCTTAATTGGATCCGGGTACTAATAGACATGGTAAATCAACTCATCCACCAGGTAGTTAGGTATGAGCCACACTAAATGTGAAGACATGACACTACCCGGTTTCCCAAATCGAAGTAGGTGGATGAGGTTTTGAACCTAGAAGTCGGTCCCTGAACCATCATTGTACAGCTCTGCACAAGTCGTTATTGAGTCACGTTTCTAATCCTATAAAATGGCACACTAATTCTAACATGCCTTTTACAGTGACACAAAGAccagatttctttgtttacCACTAGTCCCTGCTCCTTGTTTATTCAACATGTGCATCACATAACATTTAGCTATTATCGATCGTCACCAATTCACTGTAATCAGTACGTTTAATAACGTCTCTCCTTGTTACTTTAGTTGTAATATCTAGATTTCACTGTAACCCGCATCATTTGTTCTTAACCTACTGCTTTGTTGTAAGCTAAAGAATATAGCCTACAAAGTTCACCTTGATCCCTTTCATTTAACGTTGTTGACATTGcgtatttaaattcattttcgcTATCTAATCTTTCATAGTACTAGGTATTCAGCCAATTGGTAACAATTTAAACTCGATTCTTTTTCACTTCCAGATGCATGTTTGGCATTGTGCACTCAATTTGATGGAAAGAACTTGGAGAATGGAGGTCAAAAGTACGGTATCATGTTCAAGTTTGGATCGTAACATGGACATAGTTCTCTAATACTAGGTTTAATTGTCCTTAGACCGGTGCTTGCACCCCTGTTAGATTTTAACACTGGTTTAATTATACTTGTAAATTGATTGACTTGTTTCTGTTCCGAAATGCATGATTACATTCATTCTGTTCTACATACAACCTGCACTACCAAACGACACAAAATGTAACGACTTCCTCGTTTTATGTTGTCGTCTGGATCCTTTATTGCGCTACGCTGTCTTTCTCACCTAACTTAATACGTTAATTGCTAACGTTCTCAGATGTATGGTTTCCCTAAAATCTGCCAAGTTGTCCTTCGCGTTAAGCTACACATAGTCGAAAGTAATTTTAAATGTACTGTGTCTTGATAATATCTCCGTATTTCAGCTTCCCCGATGCAGAAAATCTTTAATCTAGGTTCACCAAATATTTGTTACTTTATTACATACAACTAAATCATTTAAGATGCATAAGCGTAAAGGGCGATGACCTTAGCTTTTGTCAATTTCTATTTAGATTTGGAACTAGACACAATATTGTGCCCTTATAAAACTTAAAAACGTGACTAGGCTCTTGTAGGACTGTAATCTTTCATTTCTTGGTAGCTAATGTTATGTTCATTGCTTAGCCTTGATTTGTCTGTTCTTAACGTGTCGTAAACCTCCTCAAGTAAGAGGTGAATAAAGGTAATTACAAACAAGGTTGGTTTTAATTGCCATTAAGGCAGGCTTGAATATGCTAAATCAAAAAGGATGAGAGATTATGTAGTCTAAAGAGTGAGGAATGTAGTGGAATAACGTAACAGTGGAAGTAATCTGTCCATCTTTGGGCTGTGCTTAGTTAATATTCCTTCAGTGTCAGATATCATATTACGAAAGTTTATCTAGCATTCACAGGTAGTGATGCACTGGCTGCTTTAATTTATACTAACTCATGTTTATTTGTGTCACAATGATGAGTCATTTAGTTCCAAAACATTATATAAGTCTTTCTGATGGCAATCTCAAAAACGGTTCTCTTCGAGAAATCCATGTTAAGGTGAGCTTTGGTGAAGTCACTAATGCCAACTTCTAccaatataggatttgaatcgacaacttcatctctgtgctaatttggtatggcaactcgaactgatgtgcgtatgtacgaagtactacgttgtgactgactgacttctcCGAAGTCCCATTATCttacgaaacagctgtccactTCTTGACCCAGTCATCTAACGAGTTACTCTATGATGTTAAACTAAAAACTCCATAACCCCATCTACTGAGAAGTAATTTATATGCCAAATAATCTAATCAGATGTATTTTCAAAAACGTTTTGTCGATAATGTATTTTTGGTTTACAGGAAACTTTGAAACCATATAACGTTAAATAATCGTCTGATTTGAGATTGAAGTGCACATCCATAGCCCTACCAAGAAATCAAATCCTTTATGTCTTACAGTTAACATATTAACTTTGTATCATCAAATGGCCAAACAGTGATCCGTATTTTCGTAGGAATTGGCTAAATTTAAGGTTTTCCAGTACTCCGGCTTTCACTGTTTCTCCTGTTGATGTCAATCCATGATAAAGACTATCCATACTCTAATTAAGTCATTTTGGTTTTTTGACAAGTGTTGAAGTTTCACATGTATTGTGATAAGCTATCATATgattgatctacataatttcaTACGTTATTAGAATGGCACAAAGTTTGTCATCACCTTTCTAACAATGCACTCCTCTGAAAGAATTCAATTAACATATACCAACTAAATGGAGTGGGGTTAGCCTCAATCTAGCTGTTAGTGAATAAAGAGCATCGAAATTAACTCACTCACTCCTACTTAAGCTATCACGGAAACCAACGATGATATGGATTGAGTTGTTTAGTTAGTTGGTTTGCTTGTGTGTATTCCTTACTATTTGGATACATATACTAATATGTATACCGACATCAACTTATTTTCTAGTTCATACAGTCTAAAAACCCTATTACATCTATAGTGATATTTCGTTTCATGTTAGCTAATATGACTTTGACCATAACCTAAGGCTCCATATAACTTCTGGTGTATGATAAAACTAATCGACGTCCGTATACACGACATCGCATGCTACAGTTTGGAGATATTTCATATTAAATGATAAGCATTCATATTAGAAACGGAACATGATTGGACAATGGTTTGATGCGCAATCGAACTTGATTAACAATTAGGCTTCTTGTTGCAAAACCGAGTGACACTGGTCCTATGATATCAGAAACAGGGGTTTCTGATGATTGGTTTTAAATAGAAGAAATCTTTAAATGTCATGACTGGTTAATTGTTTAATAAAGCTCACCACAGTATGTAACTAAAGCCCCTGGGAGAGTATATATTAGTGAAAACCAAACAAATGCAGAGAAACTAACAAATGGTTTCCCAAAATTCATGTCCAAGTGTATGAAACTACAAATAAATTCAGTCCCTAAGGTGTATTGTAATACCTAAACTTGGCAGTAAATCCTATTGTACTAAAACTCGAGCACACTCTTTATATGATGTGGATGTAGTTCAAAAGTTTGGCTGGTGAAACGGGCTGAACATACCGAGCTTCATATGTGTTTAGCAGAATTGCACGAAAATAAACCTTGGGCACCGATGAAGATGAATCGAACTGAAGTTTTCCCCTATGAATCTTGTGATATGTGGGTAGCTCACAAGGTAATAACAAGTGTTCAGTCCTTATTGATAAGCATCAACCGATTTTGATACCGGACTGAATAGTTTCATACTGTTATTTTTACTTGGTACTAAACAATCCGTAGTAGTTGACTTGAAGTCAATTCTTAACGCTTTTTAATTGTTAGTAGTTATCAGCGAAGCCCGATAGCAGCTTCTATAAAACGTAGGTTGTTTATAGATTAAAACCTCCATTACTCAACTTCATACTTGCAGAGCTTTTAAGACCTTGAAATCCTGTTTTAACTAGGAACTAAATCAATGTAGCAGCATAGTCGGAATTATAATCATATTCTGATTAAAATCGAAAAAGCATGGTCCATCACTTCAAGTTCCTTTCTCACAACGACCCAACTTTAAGTAGATCGTATTATGATGTCCTGTCAAATAATTTAGTAGGTATATAAAAAGTCGCTTGATAAAATTCAGTGAGAATTAGGCATTAAGCATATTGAAGTCAGTTATCATTCAGTAATATAATGTTTCCTTATTATTACTACGGCAGTAAAATTCATGTAATAACCACGATTCGTAAAAAAACAACTGAGGAGCCAATCAATGTATATAATGGAATTGTTCATGCCATCATTTTAGTTAGTTTTTCAAGGTCAACTAGTAATAAAATGTACCCACATAAATAATCTAATTTTTATATACCAATGGTACtgtttacattttattgatttacttgAACTTTTCGTAACctctttcatttcattttctgtAGTAAACAAAATTTTGTTAACATTTGACAGTTTTATTGATCAAACaaaatgatcaataataatttaAGCAGAATACTCTTTACTTTAAACAAAACCGATAAAAGAAAACGACAGATATGAAGTATGGTTTCATATGAACTTTCTTCTCGTGAAAAAAAAAATTCTACTTAAGTAAATATTGATTTGACAGACTGGAATTTGTTAAGTAGTTGATTTTCTTATGCTTAACAAAATGATATAACGGAAATAGTTAATTTGGAGGATAATGAAATTCAGAAAAATCTGTTTCTAGCACATTTCTGTAGCTCCTGTCCTAAGAATAAATGATGGTGAATGACTTTTCTCTTAATCTTGTGTGCATAAAATATACAGTTAGTTGATAACTGGTCACAAACAATAAAGTCAAAATGTCGCTTAAATTGGTGAGTATTTATGACAATGAAAGATGAACCAAAGCTTGA
This genomic window from Schistosoma mansoni, WGS project CABG00000000 data, supercontig 0308, strain Puerto Rico, whole genome shotgun sequence contains:
- a CDS encoding voltage-dependent anion-selective channel,putative, with protein sequence MVASFGDLGKSARDIFDKNFSFGFLNFEFKTKTENDISVTCGGKHDTNAGRVSGFLESKLKAAPGVHLKTKVDSKWLMTSEIEVDKKLHEDLSHNVLVTMEPDSGAKSLLLKNKLKHEYFNANLDMSFKSKYPLITGSLVLPIPHYPAFRIGAQAVVDSEKSEISKHIYAINFKQSDVQVHATLTGHSDVDLSVFQKFKDMKLGFRVGWRPDTRETSFGAALRYKTSPTGKVKVKIDQNCVVGLAYKLKLNSDACLALCTQFDGKNLENGGQKYGIMFKFGS
- a CDS encoding voltage-dependent anion-selective channel,putative, producing MVASFGDLGKSARDIFDKNFSFGFLNFEFKTKTENDISVTCGGKHDTNAGRVSGFLESKLKAAPGVHLKTKVDSKWLMTSEIEVDKKLHEDLSHNVLVTMEPDSGAKSLLLKNKLKHEYFNANLDMSFKSKYPLITGSLVLPIPHYPAFRIGAQAVVDSEKSEISKHIYAINFKQSDVQVHATLTGHSDVDLSVFQKFKDMKLGFRVGWRPDTRETSFGAALRYKTSPTGKVKVKIDQNCVVGLAYKLKLNSGIIYMKPFVSDLGIQRL